In the genome of Ignavibacteriales bacterium, one region contains:
- a CDS encoding mechanosensitive ion channel, with amino-acid sequence MLTSLSDVNAQPDSTKQQQTSDTVRVVDTVFIHSTQDTSGKNIVGDLDLSPPSIDEIVSFEKILWAVIFFFAGLYLIKLITKLLDIFAERSTGHRITIKGFIPVIRILSWAFVLYLIIHGIFKPPAETILAILASLGIAVGFASQDIFKNIFGGIMIIFDRPFQVGDKIEIDGHYGEVIKIGLRSTRIVTSDDSVVTIPNGDLMNKSVSNSNSGEPNCQVVAEIFLPISIDTTVVRQIALEAAQVSKYIYLNKPITVLFFNEMNEQKPYYKMRVKAYVMDIRYEFSFKSDMTEIVLRELIRNKIIAPE; translated from the coding sequence ATGCTCACATCTTTAAGTGATGTAAACGCACAGCCCGATTCGACCAAACAACAACAAACATCAGATACAGTACGGGTCGTTGATACGGTTTTTATACATTCAACGCAAGATACTTCCGGAAAGAATATCGTTGGAGATCTTGATTTGTCCCCGCCGTCAATTGATGAGATTGTGTCTTTCGAGAAAATATTATGGGCTGTAATATTTTTCTTTGCCGGACTTTACCTTATCAAATTAATAACAAAGCTGCTTGATATTTTTGCAGAACGCAGTACAGGGCACAGAATAACTATAAAAGGATTTATCCCTGTTATTCGAATTCTTTCATGGGCATTTGTACTTTATTTAATCATACATGGAATATTCAAACCGCCTGCAGAAACCATACTTGCTATCTTGGCATCGCTTGGTATTGCTGTGGGTTTTGCATCGCAGGATATTTTCAAAAATATTTTCGGCGGTATAATGATCATCTTTGACCGACCTTTCCAGGTTGGAGATAAAATTGAAATCGATGGTCACTATGGTGAAGTTATAAAGATCGGTTTACGTTCAACACGTATTGTTACGTCTGATGATTCCGTTGTTACAATTCCAAACGGAGACCTGATGAATAAATCAGTTTCAAATTCAAACTCCGGTGAACCAAACTGCCAGGTAGTCGCTGAAATATTTTTGCCGATTAGCATCGATACTACCGTGGTGAGGCAAATTGCTTTAGAGGCAGCGCAGGTTTCAAAATATATTTACCTGAACAAACCTATAACCGTCCTGTTCTTCAATGAAATGAACGAACAAAAACCATATTATAAGATGAGAGTTAAAGCTTATGTTATGGATATCAGGTATGAATTTAGTTTTAAAAGCGATATGACTGAGATTGTTCTTCGTGAACTTATCCGCAACAAAATTATTGCACCTGAATAG
- a CDS encoding phosphoenolpyruvate carboxylase yields the protein MNSNSQVEVFEKEVQKQFILYNSLFLNLSLPEITSIGTLIPVLQETCTKGLKAGKRPEEIIDKFFKTYTIADTEEKKIGYLLKVIQYIERQIVLFDSIEDAAFGQIKLVEGEPSVEDYLQMSKGKPEQNKIEEKLKSYNIRLVFTAHPTQFYSDPVLDIINRLRKSIIKQSVNKVDTLLKQLSLTSLINRKKPTPEEEAMSLIYFLRNIYYDGVGELVNSLKKIFPSDSENTKLIELGLWAGGDRDGNPFVTSQTTIQVADHLRVALMKCYYNDIKKLEKKITFKKTSVLIADLKLALYESMFNDNRILTYGEIIQPLLQIKDIVLKDYNSLYLDDIDRLIDKVKVFKTHFASIDIRQNHLVQKQIIENILRSKKLIKKSIDEVDDRQLQKWLLSAQSVKLNAVQFEDSIHSEMIKSIQRINLIQTRNGEYGCHRYIISNSEDMYSVLFVFALLRWNNNGNKVKMDIVPLFETMEGMENSGSIMRSLFSIPEYRRHIKERGNVQTVMLGYSDGTKDGGYLKANWMIFKTKEEISEVCNEHGIKVIFFDGRGGPPSRGGGKTHRFYASSSDRISDTGIHLTIQGQTISSKFGTKKHFKHQCEQLIAAGIRNSYEQENRKIPDEMRSLLDRLSDISYKKYFSLINHEKFIPYLERKSTLPYYGETRIGSRPVKRSKNSKLNLSDLRAIPFVGAWSQLKQNVPGFFGIGTALESLVKEGKTAQLKKLFKDVKFFKALILNSMMSLTKTNFSLTAYYKHDKEFGGFWKILYDEYELTKKMILLISNSENLMEEEPASKKSIEMREKIVIPLLVIQQYALEKNSSNEGADGHYKTVVRRSLYGNINASRNSA from the coding sequence ATGAACAGCAATTCACAAGTCGAAGTTTTTGAAAAAGAAGTACAAAAGCAGTTTATACTTTATAATAGTCTTTTCCTGAATCTTTCTTTGCCTGAAATAACATCCATCGGAACTTTAATTCCGGTACTGCAGGAGACCTGTACGAAGGGCTTGAAAGCAGGCAAACGTCCTGAAGAGATCATTGATAAATTTTTCAAAACTTACACAATTGCGGATACTGAAGAAAAAAAGATTGGCTATCTTCTGAAAGTCATTCAGTATATCGAAAGGCAGATTGTTCTTTTTGACAGTATTGAAGATGCTGCTTTCGGTCAAATCAAGCTTGTTGAAGGTGAACCGTCAGTTGAAGATTATCTTCAAATGTCAAAGGGCAAACCGGAACAAAATAAAATCGAAGAGAAGTTAAAAAGTTATAACATAAGATTAGTATTCACTGCGCATCCTACTCAGTTTTATTCTGATCCGGTTCTGGATATCATCAACCGGTTGAGAAAAAGTATCATAAAACAATCTGTCAACAAAGTTGATACACTACTGAAACAGTTAAGTTTAACTTCTCTCATAAACAGAAAGAAACCCACTCCTGAAGAAGAAGCGATGAGCCTGATTTATTTTCTTCGGAATATTTATTATGACGGTGTGGGTGAACTTGTGAATAGTCTCAAGAAAATATTTCCAAGTGATTCTGAAAACACAAAGCTGATTGAGCTTGGGTTATGGGCTGGCGGAGACCGTGATGGAAATCCGTTTGTCACTTCTCAAACAACAATACAAGTCGCTGATCATTTACGCGTTGCGTTGATGAAGTGTTATTACAATGACATAAAAAAACTTGAAAAGAAAATTACTTTCAAAAAAACATCTGTGCTAATAGCTGATTTAAAACTCGCTTTATATGAATCGATGTTTAACGATAACAGAATTTTAACTTACGGGGAAATCATTCAACCATTGTTGCAGATTAAGGACATCGTCTTAAAGGATTATAACTCGCTTTATCTTGATGACATTGATAGACTTATTGACAAAGTAAAAGTATTCAAAACTCATTTCGCATCGATTGATATTAGGCAGAATCATCTTGTGCAAAAACAGATCATCGAAAATATTCTTCGCAGTAAAAAGCTGATTAAAAAAAGCATTGATGAAGTTGATGACAGACAATTACAGAAATGGCTACTTTCTGCTCAGAGTGTAAAACTTAATGCAGTTCAATTTGAAGACAGTATTCATAGTGAGATGATTAAATCCATACAACGGATAAATCTTATTCAAACGAGAAATGGTGAATATGGTTGCCACAGGTACATTATTAGTAATTCGGAAGACATGTATTCTGTGCTTTTTGTTTTTGCCTTGTTAAGGTGGAACAACAACGGCAATAAAGTTAAGATGGATATAGTTCCTCTTTTTGAAACCATGGAAGGAATGGAAAATTCCGGCAGCATCATGCGCAGTTTGTTTAGCATTCCTGAATATCGCAGGCATATAAAAGAACGCGGTAATGTTCAGACTGTCATGCTTGGGTATTCTGATGGAACAAAAGACGGAGGCTATCTAAAAGCAAACTGGATGATCTTCAAAACAAAAGAAGAGATAAGTGAAGTATGTAATGAGCATGGAATCAAAGTTATTTTTTTTGATGGAAGAGGCGGTCCGCCTTCACGCGGCGGTGGAAAAACACACAGGTTCTATGCTTCAAGCAGCGACAGGATTTCAGATACAGGAATTCATCTTACTATCCAGGGACAAACAATTTCAAGCAAGTTTGGAACAAAAAAACATTTTAAACATCAGTGTGAACAATTAATTGCGGCAGGTATCAGGAACAGTTACGAACAGGAGAATAGAAAAATCCCGGATGAGATGAGATCACTTCTCGACAGGCTTTCTGATATATCCTACAAAAAATATTTTTCATTAATTAATCATGAAAAGTTTATTCCTTACCTGGAAAGAAAAAGTACGCTTCCCTATTACGGTGAAACAAGAATTGGCAGCAGACCTGTTAAAAGAAGTAAGAACAGTAAATTAAACTTATCAGACCTCCGTGCTATTCCTTTTGTCGGTGCGTGGAGCCAGTTAAAACAAAACGTCCCGGGCTTTTTTGGAATCGGAACGGCTTTGGAATCATTGGTTAAAGAAGGTAAAACCGCTCAGTTAAAAAAATTATTTAAGGATGTTAAATTCTTTAAAGCATTAATCCTTAACAGTATGATGTCATTGACAAAAACAAATTTTTCATTGACTGCTTATTACAAACACGATAAGGAATTCGGCGGGTTCTGGAAAATACTCTATGACGAGTATGAGCTCACAAAGAAGATGATACTTCTGATAAGTAATTCTGAAAATCTGATGGAAGAAGAACCGGCAAGTAAGAAATCAATTGAGATGAGAGAAAAAATTGTCATCCCGTTGCTGGTAATACAACAATACGCTCTTGAAAAAAATTCTTCCAATGAGGGTGCTGATGGGCACTATAAAACAGTAGTACGCAGATCGTTATATGGAAATATTAATGCGAGCAGGAACTCAGCGTAA
- a CDS encoding amino acid permease, translated as MPAKTGTDASRFGTAPVFFTAISTILGAILFLRFGYAVGTLGFFGVLLIIIIGHLVTIPTALAISEIATNQKVEGGGEYFIISRSFGLNIGATIGIALFLSQAISVAFYIIAFTEAFTFLFEWVKYSYSFELPRQAISIPVMIALSLVIIFKGANIGVKALYIVVGILFISLVSFFMGSPIGGSDSVGVFKNAFGDPDKFFVVFAIIFPAFTGMTAGVGLSGDLKNPGKSIPLGTVAATISGFVIYIFIIHKLAISASPEELLGDQLVMSKITLFGAVLVPLGLAASTISSAIGSFLVAPRTLQALGIDKSFPLPFANGFLAKGVGSVNEPRNASIVVSVIALIFVMLGDVDVVATIITMFFMVTYGSLCLISFLYHFGADPSYRPKFRSRWYLSLLGFLICVILMFEISTPYALFSILSMVILYLYVNSYHKDRGGLVTIFQNAIFQLSRNVFVYLQKTKKADQNKNWRPSAVCVSRDSFERDKALILLSWISYRFGFGTYIHLIEGYYSKSNNTESKKVLSELINRTRSVKGNIYIDTIISPSFTSAIAQIVQLPSPSGMENNMIIFEYDKHSVETLEKIIDNLALIQAGDFDVCIMGTSQRTINYSSGIHIWLRDQDIENANLMILLSYILLGHPDWEKAFIKVFSVCAKGELEEEKRRLDELVLKGRLPIFEKNIKVIELNGDTDFKTLVNTHSADAGLTILGFEEALIKHEGADFFDGYSSIGDVLFVDAKGLKEL; from the coding sequence ATGCCTGCAAAAACCGGGACTGATGCAAGCCGTTTTGGTACTGCGCCTGTCTTCTTTACAGCAATCTCAACTATACTTGGCGCAATACTTTTTCTCCGGTTCGGGTATGCAGTTGGAACACTCGGATTTTTTGGTGTTCTTCTCATAATTATTATCGGGCACCTGGTAACAATTCCAACCGCTCTTGCAATTTCAGAGATTGCTACAAATCAGAAAGTTGAAGGCGGCGGAGAATATTTTATAATCTCCCGTTCATTCGGTCTTAACATCGGCGCTACTATTGGAATAGCATTATTTCTTTCACAGGCTATCAGCGTAGCTTTTTATATCATAGCATTTACGGAAGCATTTACATTTCTTTTTGAGTGGGTGAAGTATTCTTACAGTTTTGAATTACCGCGACAGGCAATCAGTATTCCTGTAATGATAGCACTGTCACTTGTTATAATCTTCAAAGGCGCGAATATAGGTGTAAAGGCTTTATATATTGTAGTGGGAATCCTCTTCATTTCCCTTGTCAGTTTTTTTATGGGAAGTCCTATTGGTGGATCTGATTCCGTCGGCGTTTTCAAAAACGCATTCGGCGATCCTGATAAATTCTTTGTTGTGTTTGCAATAATATTTCCGGCATTCACCGGAATGACTGCCGGCGTTGGACTAAGCGGAGATCTTAAAAATCCCGGCAAGTCGATTCCGTTAGGAACGGTTGCGGCGACAATTTCCGGTTTTGTTATTTATATCTTCATCATTCATAAGCTTGCAATATCAGCAAGTCCGGAAGAATTACTCGGTGATCAACTTGTTATGTCCAAAATCACTTTGTTCGGTGCTGTTCTTGTTCCATTAGGATTGGCGGCATCAACAATCTCATCTGCGATTGGCTCATTCCTTGTCGCACCGCGAACATTACAGGCACTTGGTATTGATAAAAGTTTTCCGCTGCCATTCGCAAACGGGTTTCTTGCCAAAGGCGTTGGAAGTGTAAACGAACCAAGGAATGCTTCCATCGTTGTGTCGGTAATTGCATTGATATTTGTTATGCTCGGTGATGTGGATGTAGTAGCTACAATCATAACAATGTTCTTCATGGTTACGTATGGTTCTCTCTGTCTTATTTCATTTCTTTATCATTTTGGTGCTGATCCTTCATACAGACCAAAATTCCGGTCACGTTGGTATTTGTCTCTGCTCGGATTTTTGATATGTGTAATACTTATGTTTGAGATAAGCACGCCTTATGCCCTATTTTCAATATTAAGTATGGTCATTCTTTATTTGTATGTTAATAGCTATCACAAAGATCGCGGCGGTCTTGTAACAATATTCCAGAATGCAATATTCCAGTTGAGCAGGAACGTTTTTGTGTACCTTCAAAAAACAAAAAAGGCTGATCAAAATAAAAACTGGAGACCATCGGCTGTGTGTGTATCAAGGGATTCATTCGAGAGGGATAAAGCACTGATTTTATTAAGCTGGATTTCTTACAGGTTTGGATTCGGAACTTATATTCATCTTATCGAAGGTTACTATTCAAAATCAAATAACACAGAATCAAAAAAAGTTTTATCAGAATTAATTAATAGAACGAGAAGTGTTAAAGGAAATATTTATATCGATACTATTATCTCACCATCCTTCACATCCGCTATCGCACAGATTGTGCAGTTGCCAAGTCCTTCCGGGATGGAAAACAATATGATAATATTTGAGTATGATAAGCATTCAGTTGAAACTCTTGAAAAGATAATCGATAACTTAGCACTGATTCAGGCTGGTGATTTTGATGTTTGTATAATGGGGACTTCTCAGCGAACTATTAATTACAGCAGCGGTATTCACATCTGGCTAAGAGACCAGGATATTGAAAACGCTAACCTGATGATACTGCTGAGTTACATTCTGCTGGGTCACCCTGATTGGGAAAAAGCTTTCATAAAAGTTTTCAGTGTGTGCGCTAAAGGAGAACTTGAAGAGGAAAAAAGAAGACTCGACGAGCTTGTATTAAAAGGACGATTACCTATATTCGAAAAAAATATTAAGGTCATTGAGTTAAACGGTGATACGGATTTTAAAACTTTGGTTAACACTCATTCCGCTGATGCGGGATTAACAATACTCGGATTTGAAGAGGCATTGATAAAACATGAAGGAGCGGATTTTTTTGATGGCTATAGTTCTATCGGGGATGTTTTGTTTGTAGATGCGAAGGGACTCAAGGAACTCTAA
- a CDS encoding PAS domain-containing protein, translating to MRSNTAYSRILLKAQKYISEGILILDAESKRHSVLYINKGIKKITGLNNTEIIGHGFKTFLSKENKVESVKKILNALEQKINCMVDLFINKKNHQVCFCRISVAYIPGSGKGDNYYLLIVRDITEIRQNLINSTQLDIINTTLRSVNDIVFNFMQGLLLFRTECEVECSAPNVNFKLFDSNYKTTVNRLMKINKMSEYKIRNVGNLGNISILDTGLN from the coding sequence ATGCGCTCAAATACTGCTTATTCGCGGATTTTATTGAAAGCACAGAAGTATATAAGTGAAGGAATTTTGATACTTGATGCTGAGAGCAAACGGCATTCTGTACTTTATATCAATAAAGGAATTAAAAAAATTACCGGCTTAAATAATACAGAAATTATAGGGCATGGATTCAAAACATTTCTCTCTAAAGAAAATAAAGTAGAGTCTGTAAAAAAAATCCTGAATGCTTTAGAGCAAAAAATAAATTGTATGGTTGATCTATTTATTAATAAGAAAAATCATCAGGTTTGTTTTTGCAGAATATCTGTTGCTTATATCCCGGGTTCCGGGAAAGGCGATAACTATTATCTATTGATAGTCAGGGACATTACTGAAATACGGCAGAACCTGATTAACAGTACTCAACTGGATATTATTAATACTACCCTTCGTTCAGTGAATGATATAGTTTTTAATTTTATGCAGGGATTGTTGCTGTTCCGAACTGAATGCGAAGTTGAGTGTTCAGCTCCAAACGTGAATTTTAAACTATTCGACAGTAACTATAAGACAACTGTCAATCGTCTGATGAAAATAAACAAGATGAGCGAATATAAAATCCGAAACGTAGGTAACCTGGGGAATATTTCAATACTCGATACCGGATTAAATTAA
- a CDS encoding sigma-70 family RNA polymerase sigma factor: MNIPPDECNPKIMDVLRGSQGKMKEWLSHANRFIQVYYANIKIKPSAEDIVGDLIVKIYQKNRRWNYEKIDINSFMYNAIRSHVCAEAKKVKKLVTTDEYDSEEFIFKNKYENEYHISLREIEFLQDIKEKMEIVLGQIKGDEDCEIIFYCLLEGLKPRHIADDLGISVREVSNIMRRIKYKVQRALEQKTD; this comes from the coding sequence ATGAATATTCCCCCGGACGAATGTAACCCGAAGATCATGGATGTTCTTCGGGGTAGTCAAGGAAAAATGAAAGAGTGGTTAAGTCATGCTAATAGGTTTATACAGGTCTATTATGCAAATATAAAGATTAAGCCAAGCGCTGAAGATATCGTAGGGGATTTAATTGTAAAGATCTATCAAAAAAACAGGAGGTGGAATTATGAAAAAATAGATATAAACAGCTTTATGTATAATGCTATCAGGAGTCATGTATGCGCTGAAGCAAAAAAAGTTAAAAAACTTGTGACGACTGATGAGTATGACAGCGAAGAATTTATTTTCAAAAACAAATATGAAAATGAATATCACATATCTCTTCGGGAAATAGAATTTTTGCAGGACATCAAAGAAAAAATGGAGATAGTCCTTGGTCAGATAAAAGGCGATGAAGACTGCGAAATTATATTTTATTGCCTTTTAGAAGGGCTGAAACCCAGGCATATCGCAGATGACCTTGGGATAAGCGTGAGGGAAGTCAGTAACATAATGAGGAGAATAAAATACAAAGTGCAAAGAGCACTGGAACAGAAAACGGATTAA
- a CDS encoding ImmA/IrrE family metallo-endopeptidase, which translates to MNAIAKANAKLLLNKYCITKPDELDLEGIANAEHLIVEETDLQTHLGRILYGENYGIIKIKSTLKEKGQKRFILAHEMGHYFNEGIDPVTGKQRKRNEGLKNCSDRDIYTPQLNKDAETNANIFASELLMPHQWFISFTQKRKFGAELLNDIAEYFGTSLSAGALKYAELGSVPTAIIMSTSGVVKWSRVNEDFPLRFIPNGYKVNDSSAAYDYYKTKIITNETDNVSAMAWFAEDFNINYHRDLLLNEYNIIMSSYDSVLTMLWV; encoded by the coding sequence ATGAATGCAATAGCAAAAGCAAACGCAAAACTCCTTTTAAATAAATACTGTATAACAAAACCCGATGAACTAGACCTTGAAGGTATCGCAAACGCGGAACACCTGATCGTTGAAGAAACAGACCTGCAAACTCACCTTGGCAGGATATTATATGGCGAGAATTACGGCATAATAAAAATTAAAAGTACTCTTAAAGAAAAAGGACAAAAACGATTTATACTTGCCCATGAAATGGGACATTACTTTAATGAAGGAATTGATCCTGTCACCGGAAAGCAACGGAAAAGAAATGAAGGATTAAAAAATTGTTCGGACAGAGACATTTACACACCTCAATTGAATAAAGACGCTGAAACAAACGCGAACATATTTGCATCCGAGTTGCTAATGCCGCATCAATGGTTTATAAGCTTCACGCAAAAAAGAAAATTCGGCGCAGAACTGCTTAACGATATTGCGGAGTACTTTGGGACATCATTATCTGCCGGTGCTCTGAAATATGCGGAGCTTGGTTCTGTACCGACAGCAATAATAATGAGTACATCAGGAGTAGTAAAGTGGAGCCGTGTAAATGAAGACTTTCCATTACGCTTTATACCAAACGGATATAAAGTGAATGACAGTTCTGCGGCTTATGACTATTACAAAACAAAGATTATAACAAATGAAACAGATAATGTATCAGCTATGGCATGGTTTGCGGAAGACTTTAATATTAATTATCACCGCGACTTGTTATTGAATGAGTACAATATAATAATGAGCAGTTATGATTCAGTTCTGACAATGTTGTGGGTTTAA
- a CDS encoding amino acid permease, whose product MKKLFLKKPLHMLLAEVHGENRLRRILGPVALTSLGVGAIIGTGIFVLTGVAAHDKAGSAVILSFSVAGLACIFAALCYAEFASMVPVAGSAYTYAYATLGEFLAWIIGWDLILEYAVASATVAHGWSHYFQDFIGIFGLKVPPNLAKSPFDFNTSTGTFFSTGSVVDFPAIVITFIITIILVKGIKESAGFNSTMVIIKLAVVILVIAVGAMYINSANWEPFAPYGYTGLSFFGHTIWGETGAGGAPVGVLAGAAMIFFAYIGFDSISTHAEEAKNPQRDVPIGIITSLVLCTILYILVATVITGMVPYDKINIDAPVSNAFYQVGLEWAQFIISLGAIAGITSVLLVMMLSQPRIFLAMSRDGLLPSNIFGAIHDKFRTPWKSTILTGIFVATLAGLLPLRILAELVNIGTLFAFVVVCSAVLIMRKTHPNAERPFKAPWFPVIPILGIITCLVLMFSLPAENWLRLVVWLAIGIIIYFFYGRKHSVLRKLHK is encoded by the coding sequence ATGAAAAAACTCTTTCTTAAAAAACCGCTTCATATGCTACTAGCAGAAGTTCATGGTGAAAACCGGTTAAGACGGATTCTGGGACCTGTGGCGTTAACCAGCTTGGGAGTAGGTGCAATAATTGGAACCGGGATTTTTGTCCTAACAGGTGTTGCAGCACATGACAAGGCAGGCTCAGCGGTAATACTTTCATTTTCAGTTGCCGGGTTGGCATGTATTTTTGCTGCACTTTGCTACGCTGAATTTGCCTCAATGGTGCCTGTCGCAGGTTCTGCATACACTTATGCTTATGCTACACTGGGCGAATTTTTAGCATGGATCATCGGATGGGATTTAATACTCGAGTATGCTGTTGCATCTGCCACTGTCGCACATGGGTGGTCACATTACTTTCAGGATTTTATCGGAATATTTGGATTGAAGGTCCCGCCTAATCTTGCAAAATCACCTTTTGATTTTAACACATCGACGGGTACTTTTTTTTCTACGGGTTCAGTGGTTGATTTTCCGGCTATAGTAATCACTTTTATTATTACGATAATTCTTGTAAAGGGAATTAAAGAGAGTGCGGGTTTCAATTCAACTATGGTAATAATCAAATTAGCAGTTGTAATACTAGTAATTGCGGTTGGTGCCATGTATATAAATTCAGCAAACTGGGAACCATTTGCACCTTATGGTTATACCGGATTAAGTTTTTTTGGTCACACAATATGGGGTGAAACTGGTGCCGGAGGAGCTCCTGTCGGTGTACTGGCAGGTGCAGCCATGATTTTCTTTGCTTATATAGGGTTTGATTCAATATCGACACACGCCGAAGAAGCAAAAAATCCTCAACGAGATGTTCCGATTGGAATCATCACTTCTTTAGTGTTGTGTACAATCCTTTACATACTTGTGGCAACAGTAATAACGGGAATGGTACCATATGATAAAATAAATATTGATGCTCCTGTTTCCAACGCCTTCTATCAGGTAGGACTTGAATGGGCACAATTTATAATTTCTTTGGGGGCAATTGCAGGTATCACATCTGTCTTACTTGTTATGATGCTTAGTCAACCCAGAATTTTTCTGGCGATGTCCCGTGATGGTTTGCTTCCTTCAAATATTTTTGGTGCAATACATGACAAATTCAGAACACCATGGAAGTCAACAATACTTACAGGTATTTTTGTTGCCACATTAGCGGGACTTCTTCCTTTAAGAATACTTGCTGAGTTAGTGAATATCGGTACTCTCTTCGCTTTTGTTGTGGTTTGTTCAGCAGTATTAATTATGAGAAAGACTCATCCAAACGCTGAGCGACCTTTTAAAGCTCCATGGTTCCCTGTTATACCCATTCTTGGAATTATTACTTGTCTGGTATTAATGTTTTCACTTCCGGCAGAAAACTGGCTAAGATTGGTTGTCTGGTTAGCAATCGGAATAATCATTTATTTTTTCTATGGCAGAAAACATAGTGTATTAAGAAAACTGCATAAATGA
- a CDS encoding sodium ion-translocating decarboxylase subunit beta produces MDLKEFINLFQGVSTLINSNPVIIIGRCGLILLGVLLIYLGKKGVLEPLLMIPMGLGMSAVNAATLILPNNTEGNLFLDPMVTDPSALMDILQINFLQPIYTFTFSNGLIACLVFMGIGVLLDVGFLIARPYTSMLLALFGELGTFLTIPIATTFGFSINDSASIAMVGGADGPMVLFTSLALSKNLFVPITVVAYLYLGLTYGGYPYLVKFLVPKKLRGIKPAKKDLAKNIKPQQKITFAVAACVILCLLFPVAAPLFFSLFIGVAVRESGLKHLIDFIGGPLLYGSTFFLGLMLGVLCEAHLILNPQILLLLILGIIALLLSGIGGILGGYVLYFFTGKKYNPVIGIAGVSCVPTTAKVAQKIVCEENPDAVILAQAIGANISGVITTAIITGIYITLIPHLFK; encoded by the coding sequence ATGGACTTAAAAGAATTTATTAATCTTTTTCAGGGCGTCTCAACTTTAATTAACTCAAACCCCGTAATAATTATTGGCCGGTGTGGTTTAATTTTACTTGGAGTACTTCTCATTTATTTGGGTAAAAAAGGTGTGCTTGAACCCTTACTAATGATACCAATGGGACTTGGAATGTCAGCCGTTAATGCTGCTACCCTTATCCTTCCAAACAACACAGAAGGTAATTTGTTTCTGGATCCTATGGTAACTGATCCATCCGCATTAATGGATATTTTGCAGATAAACTTTCTACAACCCATTTACACCTTTACTTTCAGTAATGGTTTGATTGCGTGCCTTGTTTTTATGGGTATTGGTGTACTACTTGATGTTGGGTTCCTGATTGCACGACCTTACACAAGCATGCTGCTTGCATTGTTTGGTGAGTTAGGTACATTCCTGACAATTCCGATTGCAACTACATTCGGCTTTAGCATTAATGATTCAGCTTCAATCGCTATGGTAGGCGGCGCTGATGGTCCGATGGTACTGTTCACATCTCTGGCATTATCCAAAAATCTGTTTGTGCCTATAACTGTTGTGGCATACTTATACCTGGGGCTTACTTACGGCGGTTATCCATACCTTGTTAAATTTTTAGTGCCTAAAAAATTACGCGGAATAAAACCTGCAAAAAAAGATTTGGCTAAAAATATAAAACCACAACAGAAGATAACTTTTGCAGTTGCGGCATGTGTCATACTTTGTTTACTCTTTCCTGTTGCAGCACCATTGTTCTTTTCTTTATTCATAGGAGTTGCTGTCAGAGAATCGGGATTAAAACATTTGATAGATTTTATAGGCGGACCACTGCTTTATGGTTCAACTTTTTTTCTTGGACTTATGCTTGGTGTGTTATGTGAAGCGCACTTAATTCTCAACCCGCAAATTTTATTGCTATTGATTCTTGGAATTATTGCTCTGCTGCTTTCAGGAATAGGAGGAATATTAGGCGGTTACGTTTTATACTTCTTTACTGGAAAGAAATATAATCCTGTTATCGGTATTGCCGGAGTAAGTTGTGTGCCAACCACTGCAAAGGTTGCACAAAAAATTGTGTGTGAAGAAAACCCGGATGCGGTAATTCTTGCACAGGCAATCGGTGCTAATATCTCAGGTGTTATTACAACAGCCATCATTACCGGTATATATATCACTTTAATTCCTCATTTATTTAAATAA